In Anas acuta chromosome 5, bAnaAcu1.1, whole genome shotgun sequence, a single window of DNA contains:
- the BDKRB1 gene encoding B1 bradykinin receptor, with protein MAESLLLNIPFSNQSENKSNLTSCPDLNDWWEIVYYLVPKYINAICVIGMLGNLLVLVVYSLCKGPLKTAEIYLMNLAVADFIFLTCLPFWAENVRNKFHWPFGNFFCRSTSASVHLNMYTSIYLLVAVSMDRYLTFVHTLTHGRIQNKTMAKGICLLTWFFGILVSIPIFTFRTVKHFPQWNISACILDFPDPLWAIAERLVFSTVGFALPSIAIIFFNFSTIHSLQEHTRERRALRTQYCKNHKDTKATRLIFLVVLMFLLCWTPCHLFTFLDVLFQMEVVKGCFWEELINFGEQFSSTLAITNSCINPIIYVFSGKYFRQKASEVFSQFFPCVFFLSWVSLKEKISTCFQPKLV; from the coding sequence atggcTGAAAGTCTTCTTCTGAATATTCCCTTCTCAAACCAGAGTGAAAACAAGAGCAACTTAACTAGCTGCCCAGACTTGAATGACTGGTGGGAAATCGTTTACTACTTAGTACCCAAGTACATCAACGCCATCTGTGTTATCGGAATGCTTGGAAATTTGCTCGTTCTTGTTGTTTACTCACTGTGCAAGGGCCCCCTGAAGACAGCTGAAATCTACCTTATGAACCTAGCTGTTGCTGACTTTATATTCCTCACGTGCCTCCCTTTCTGGGCAGAGAATGTCAGAAACAAGTTTCACTGGCCATTTGGCAATTTCTTTTGTCGTAGCACCAGTGCATCCGTTCACCTAAACATGTATACCAGCATTTACTTGCTAGTGGCAGTCAGCATGGATCGCTATTTGACTTTTGTTCATACCTTGACACACGGAAGGATACAGAACAAAACCATGGCCAAAGGGATCTGCTTGCTTACCTGGTTCTTTGGGATCCTTGTAAGCATCCCAATCTTTACATTTCGGACTGTAAAACACTTTCCCCAGTGGAATATCTCAGCATGTATTTTAGACTTCCCCGACCCATTGTGGGCAATAGCCGAGCGCCTGGTATTCAGCACAGTGGGGTTTGCATTGCCATCTATAGCAATCATCTTCTTCAATTTCTCTACCATTCACTCCCTACAAGAACACACAAGGGAACGAAGAGCACTCAGGACACAATATTGCAAGAACCACAAAGACACGAAGGCCACCAGGCTGATCTTCTTAGTGGTGCTGATGTTTCTTTTGTGCTGGACTCCATGTCATCTTTTTACGTTCCTTGATGTATTATTCCAGATGGAAGTGGTCAAAGGCTGTTTCTGGGAAGAACTGATCAACTTTGGCGAGCAGTTTAGTTCTACTCTGGCTATCACCAACAGTTGCATTAACCCTATAATTTACGTCTTTTCTGGGAAATATTTCAGACAAAAGGCCTCAGAAgttttttcacagtttttcccctgtgttttttttttgagctgggTATCACTCAAAGAGAAGATTTCAACATGTTTCCAGCCAAAATTAgtataa
- the BDKRB2 gene encoding B2 bradykinin receptor isoform X1, which yields MGTFQKTREEMVTITTENVTQLYKLMATKELPIIPTDFYNDSEVHQLNGYQCINSGAWLWLQTFQPGFLWFIFILGAIENAFVLIVLCFHKGHCTVAEIYLANMALADLLLVCSLPFWAINISNNFQWPFGLFLCKAVNAVSKMNLYSSIYFLTLVSIDRYLALVKTMSLGRMRRTVCAKWNSFVVWMCALFLCSPTMVFRKLQYYKEYNITACGLDYPATYWHLVNNFLLNAVGFVIPLCVITYCTTQIIKALRSSELQKMKLIQTERRATMLVLAVLLLFVICWLPFQISTFIDTICSLAETLKCLEEINDILTQIATYCAYSNSCLNPILYVIVGKHFQKKAVEFYKNLLPQRCRKSQPVQVNSLDTLRTSISSEYPRKKSVLPLQR from the exons ATGGGGACATTTCAGAAGACCAGAGagg AAATGGTTACCATCACAACTGAAAATGTTACACAACTTTATAAGCTTATGGCCACCAAGGAGCTCCCAATCATTCCAACAGATTTCTACAATGATTCTGAAGTACATCAGCTGAATGGATATCAATGTATAAATTCAGGTGCATGGCTCTGGCTACAGACTTTTCAGCCTGGATTTCTTTGGTTTATATTTATTCTGGGAGCAATAGAAAATGCCTTTGTCCTTATCGTACTGTGTTTCCACAAGGGTCACTGCACAGTGGCTGAAATTTACCTAGCAAACATGGCACTTGCCGACCTACTGCTAGTCTGTTCTTTGCCTTTCTGGGCCATCAACATTTCTAATAATTTTCAGTGGCCTTTTGGGCTGTTCCTCTGTAAAGCTGTCAACGCAGTCAGCAAAATGAACCTTTATtctagcatttattttctgacactAGTGAGCATCGACCGCTATCTGGCCTTGGTGAAAACCATGTCTCTGGGACGGATGCGGCGAACTGTCTGTGCCAAGTGGAATAGCTTTGTAGTCTGGATGTGTGCATTGTTCTTATGCTCACCTACAATGGTCTTCCGAAAATTACAGTATTACAAAGAATACAACATCACAGCCTGCGGTCTTGATTATCCAGCCACCTACTGGCACCTGGTAAACAACTTCCTGCTGAATGCTGTGGGCTTTGTGATCCCGCTCTGTGTAATTACCTATTGCACTACCCAGATCATCAAGGCCTTACGAAGTAGCGAGTtacaaaaaatgaagttaatcCAGACAGAAAGGAGAGCCACCATGCTGGTCCTCGCTGTGCTCTTGCTATTTGTCATTTGCTGGCTCCCATTCCAGATCAGCACATTCATCGATACAATCTGTTCCTTGGCAGAAACTTTGAAATGCCTTGAAGAAATCAATGACATTTTGACTCAGATAGCTACCTACTGCGCCTACAGCAACAGCTGCTTGAACCCGATCCTGTACGTTATCGTCGGGAAACACTTCCAGAAGAAGGCTGTGGAATTCTACAAAAACTTGCTCCCACAGAGGTGCAGAAAGTCACAGCCTGTGCAGGTGAACTCCTTGGACACTTTAAGAACTTCCATTTCAAGTGAATATCCAAGgaaaaagtctgttttgccaTTACAACGGTAG
- the BDKRB2 gene encoding B2 bradykinin receptor isoform X2 yields MVTITTENVTQLYKLMATKELPIIPTDFYNDSEVHQLNGYQCINSGAWLWLQTFQPGFLWFIFILGAIENAFVLIVLCFHKGHCTVAEIYLANMALADLLLVCSLPFWAINISNNFQWPFGLFLCKAVNAVSKMNLYSSIYFLTLVSIDRYLALVKTMSLGRMRRTVCAKWNSFVVWMCALFLCSPTMVFRKLQYYKEYNITACGLDYPATYWHLVNNFLLNAVGFVIPLCVITYCTTQIIKALRSSELQKMKLIQTERRATMLVLAVLLLFVICWLPFQISTFIDTICSLAETLKCLEEINDILTQIATYCAYSNSCLNPILYVIVGKHFQKKAVEFYKNLLPQRCRKSQPVQVNSLDTLRTSISSEYPRKKSVLPLQR; encoded by the coding sequence ATGGTTACCATCACAACTGAAAATGTTACACAACTTTATAAGCTTATGGCCACCAAGGAGCTCCCAATCATTCCAACAGATTTCTACAATGATTCTGAAGTACATCAGCTGAATGGATATCAATGTATAAATTCAGGTGCATGGCTCTGGCTACAGACTTTTCAGCCTGGATTTCTTTGGTTTATATTTATTCTGGGAGCAATAGAAAATGCCTTTGTCCTTATCGTACTGTGTTTCCACAAGGGTCACTGCACAGTGGCTGAAATTTACCTAGCAAACATGGCACTTGCCGACCTACTGCTAGTCTGTTCTTTGCCTTTCTGGGCCATCAACATTTCTAATAATTTTCAGTGGCCTTTTGGGCTGTTCCTCTGTAAAGCTGTCAACGCAGTCAGCAAAATGAACCTTTATtctagcatttattttctgacactAGTGAGCATCGACCGCTATCTGGCCTTGGTGAAAACCATGTCTCTGGGACGGATGCGGCGAACTGTCTGTGCCAAGTGGAATAGCTTTGTAGTCTGGATGTGTGCATTGTTCTTATGCTCACCTACAATGGTCTTCCGAAAATTACAGTATTACAAAGAATACAACATCACAGCCTGCGGTCTTGATTATCCAGCCACCTACTGGCACCTGGTAAACAACTTCCTGCTGAATGCTGTGGGCTTTGTGATCCCGCTCTGTGTAATTACCTATTGCACTACCCAGATCATCAAGGCCTTACGAAGTAGCGAGTtacaaaaaatgaagttaatcCAGACAGAAAGGAGAGCCACCATGCTGGTCCTCGCTGTGCTCTTGCTATTTGTCATTTGCTGGCTCCCATTCCAGATCAGCACATTCATCGATACAATCTGTTCCTTGGCAGAAACTTTGAAATGCCTTGAAGAAATCAATGACATTTTGACTCAGATAGCTACCTACTGCGCCTACAGCAACAGCTGCTTGAACCCGATCCTGTACGTTATCGTCGGGAAACACTTCCAGAAGAAGGCTGTGGAATTCTACAAAAACTTGCTCCCACAGAGGTGCAGAAAGTCACAGCCTGTGCAGGTGAACTCCTTGGACACTTTAAGAACTTCCATTTCAAGTGAATATCCAAGgaaaaagtctgttttgccaTTACAACGGTAG